The proteins below come from a single Propionispora vibrioides genomic window:
- the map gene encoding type I methionyl aminopeptidase gives MLTRLGKNDACWCGSQKEYRKCHADFDEKVDHYKRQGHLVPSRQMIRNPLQIAAIRESGKVNAAVLDAVTEYVKEGITTEEIDRLIYQKTIELGGIPAQLGYKRFPKSVCTSLNNQVCHGIPSPKTVLCDGDIINVDVSTIYKDYFSDSSRMFCVGNVTKEARRLVRVGQECVILGLRQVRPWGFLGDLGQVIQEHAVKHGYSVVKKIGGHGIGLRFHEPPWIGYEGKANTGMLLAPGMIFTIEPIINAGKASIYLAKNGWTYYTEDDSLSVQWEVMVLVTEDGYEVLAY, from the coding sequence GTGCTTACTAGATTAGGCAAAAATGATGCATGCTGGTGCGGCAGTCAAAAAGAATACAGAAAATGTCATGCCGATTTTGACGAAAAGGTTGACCACTATAAAAGGCAGGGACATCTGGTTCCGTCGAGACAGATGATCAGGAATCCGCTCCAAATAGCAGCCATCCGGGAAAGTGGCAAAGTGAATGCAGCCGTTTTGGATGCAGTGACAGAGTATGTCAAGGAGGGAATCACCACAGAGGAAATTGACCGACTCATCTATCAAAAAACGATAGAATTGGGGGGGATACCCGCACAACTTGGCTACAAGAGATTTCCCAAAAGTGTATGTACGTCACTAAACAATCAGGTGTGCCATGGAATTCCTTCCCCAAAAACAGTGTTGTGCGATGGCGATATTATAAATGTTGATGTTTCAACCATATACAAGGACTATTTTTCAGACTCTTCCCGGATGTTCTGCGTAGGAAATGTAACAAAAGAGGCCCGGCGGCTTGTCCGGGTTGGGCAGGAGTGCGTTATTTTGGGGTTGCGGCAAGTACGACCCTGGGGTTTTCTTGGTGATCTGGGGCAGGTTATACAGGAACATGCCGTGAAACATGGTTATTCAGTTGTGAAAAAAATAGGCGGCCATGGGATTGGTTTGCGCTTTCATGAACCCCCTTGGATTGGCTATGAAGGAAAAGCTAATACCGGGATGCTGTTGGCTCCGGGCATGATCTTTACTATAGAACCGATAATTAATGCCGGAAAAGCGTCAATATATTTAGCTAAAAATGGCTGGACCTATTACACAGAAGATGACAGTCTGTCGGTGCAGTGGGAAGTCATGGTGTTGGTGACTGAGGACGGATATGAGGTATTGGCATACTGA
- a CDS encoding acyltransferase family protein, protein MATRSENRDIRWAAGDIRLYFMDNIRWLMIVFVVLMHLNVTYSTHGLWYYTEPSYTPLVSGLLFAIYGFFTQAYFMGLLFFIAGYFVPGSLDKKGTSQFIKNRLLRLGVPTLSYMLLIHPITLFIVGAFQHNNPSWLSWYIHYISSLEFLSSSGPLWFALALLVFSLVYALLRHISFFPPMPAYLKQAKSIKNSWVICVMAIMAIVAFLIRLVQPAGVPLFNTLTGNFMQIGFFSSYIILFAVGIIFKRCNLLNKLSYTFGKRWLILTLILGFPAWFGLIIGGNIVKNGAAFAGGFYWQAVASAIWESFFCVGVSLGIVAIFQHKYNTQGAVSKFLADNAFGVYVFHAPIVVAITMALREFSLNPLVKMYAVAILVLPVCFAFSYFLRKIAWIKRFFS, encoded by the coding sequence ATGGCTACGCGTTCTGAAAACAGGGATATCCGTTGGGCGGCCGGAGATATCAGGTTGTATTTTATGGATAATATTCGCTGGCTGATGATTGTTTTTGTGGTATTGATGCATCTTAACGTTACCTATAGTACACATGGACTCTGGTATTATACAGAGCCATCCTATACTCCGTTGGTTTCGGGGCTGTTATTTGCTATATACGGTTTTTTTACCCAGGCATATTTTATGGGATTGCTGTTCTTTATAGCCGGTTATTTTGTGCCTGGATCACTGGATAAAAAGGGAACCAGCCAATTTATTAAGAACAGGCTGCTGCGTTTGGGAGTCCCTACGCTAAGCTACATGTTATTAATCCACCCCATTACCCTGTTTATTGTAGGTGCGTTTCAGCATAACAATCCGTCCTGGCTTTCCTGGTATATACATTATATTTCTTCTTTAGAATTTCTTAGCAGTTCAGGTCCTTTATGGTTTGCTTTAGCTCTCTTGGTGTTTTCCCTTGTCTATGCCCTGCTGAGGCATATTTCGTTTTTCCCGCCCATGCCTGCGTATCTAAAACAAGCCAAGTCAATTAAAAATTCCTGGGTCATTTGTGTCATGGCAATTATGGCAATCGTTGCTTTTCTGATACGTCTGGTGCAACCGGCAGGGGTGCCGCTGTTTAATACTCTTACAGGTAATTTTATGCAAATTGGCTTTTTCTCATCTTATATTATTCTTTTTGCCGTAGGGATTATTTTTAAACGTTGTAATTTACTAAATAAGCTTTCGTATACATTTGGTAAACGCTGGCTTATTCTAACCTTGATCTTGGGATTCCCAGCGTGGTTTGGACTGATTATCGGGGGTAATATTGTAAAGAACGGGGCGGCCTTTGCCGGTGGCTTTTATTGGCAGGCGGTAGCCAGCGCGATTTGGGAGTCTTTCTTTTGTGTAGGGGTTTCTTTAGGGATCGTCGCTATTTTTCAACATAAGTACAATACACAGGGGGCGGTCAGTAAATTTCTCGCCGATAATGCTTTTGGCGTCTACGTTTTTCATGCCCCGATTGTAGTCGCCATCACTATGGCATTGCGGGAGTTCAGCCTGAATCCGTTAGTAAAGATGTATGCAGTGGCCATCCTGGTTTTGCCGGTTTGTTTTGCTTTTAGCTATTTCCTGCGAAAAATAGCATGGATAAAGCGGTTTTTTTCGTAA
- the srlE gene encoding PTS glucitol/sorbitol transporter subunit IIB — protein MYRAITITKGNSGWGGPLTIMPTDTCHKVVSVTGGGIHPLAVKIAEMSGCEVVDGFTTAVPDNEMFVAVVDCAGTARCGVYPKKNVFTVNLTPVGKVGPLAKFITETLYVSDVTESCLSYAPEGAILTSKDGSQAQANAATSAAEPKTKAQARAEIAAMNAGKKKNAITRLGIAVGGVVNKFYQAGRETIDMVMKSILPFMAFVSMIIGIIQVSGIGNVIAHTVSPLASTLPGMLLISIICSLPFVAPVIGPGAVIAQVVGTLLGVEIGLGHIPAQYALPALFAINAQVGGDFIPVGLSLGEADSETIELGVPAVLYSRLITGPLSVLIAFLFSFGMY, from the coding sequence ATGTACCGAGCAATTACCATAACTAAGGGAAACAGCGGCTGGGGCGGCCCTTTAACCATCATGCCCACCGATACCTGCCATAAAGTTGTCAGCGTGACCGGCGGCGGCATTCATCCCCTGGCCGTTAAGATCGCCGAAATGTCCGGCTGCGAAGTGGTTGACGGCTTCACTACGGCGGTGCCGGACAACGAAATGTTTGTTGCCGTCGTCGATTGCGCCGGCACTGCCCGCTGCGGCGTATATCCCAAGAAAAACGTCTTTACCGTCAATCTCACGCCAGTTGGCAAAGTCGGTCCTCTGGCCAAATTTATCACCGAAACCCTCTATGTATCCGATGTAACCGAAAGCTGCCTAAGCTACGCCCCGGAAGGAGCTATTCTGACCAGTAAGGACGGCAGCCAGGCGCAAGCCAACGCCGCCACTTCCGCCGCCGAACCGAAAACCAAAGCCCAGGCCAGAGCGGAAATCGCCGCCATGAACGCCGGGAAAAAGAAAAATGCCATTACCCGCCTTGGCATTGCCGTCGGCGGCGTGGTCAACAAATTTTATCAGGCCGGCCGTGAAACCATTGATATGGTGATGAAAAGCATCCTCCCCTTTATGGCTTTTGTCAGCATGATTATCGGCATCATCCAAGTGTCCGGCATCGGCAACGTCATTGCCCATACCGTCTCGCCGCTGGCCAGCACCCTGCCCGGCATGCTGCTCATTTCCATCATCTGCTCGCTGCCCTTCGTAGCGCCCGTAATCGGTCCCGGCGCCGTCATCGCTCAGGTCGTGGGAACACTGTTGGGCGTGGAAATCGGCCTGGGCCACATTCCCGCCCAGTATGCCCTGCCTGCTTTGTTCGCCATTAACGCGCAGGTCGGCGGCGATTTTATCCCCGTCGGTCTAAGCCTCGGCGAAGCCGATTCGGAAACCATAGAACTCGGCGTTCCTGCCGTGCTCTATTCCCGCCTGATTACCGGCCCGCTTTCCGTACTTATCGCCTTTCTGTTCAGCTTTGGCATGTATTAA
- a CDS encoding capsular polysaccharide export protein, LipB/KpsS family, which translates to MESQDKPSILFISLNRHQRQYFNQLGVALRDAYRIHHIHYSLSDFSGALVKPELPETVAFTGEELMEVIYFSLVKGELRRFKGFRGWMHSQQVLENRAYYATLYFYNYMCRVAVDLVCVWNGLNIPVAAAMRVARKLGKKTAFFENGYLPDTTTLDPSGVNYKNSLAGKPRSFYDALVPDERLLAALYDAAPAGRRLKKKWYQKVGKKQKRQPEAVQLPSKYIFLPFQVHDDTQVLLYSPHIRSMEELVRHVVHGVKQYNRHHREDVWIVVKEHPSDFGRVDYSQLKKKYQYDNIIFLRFYPTSDLIAQAQGVITINSTVGIEALVRHKPVITLGDSFYNIEGLVYHVVTPDKLAEAIRFIHNKPDHSLIDRFLYYLRYCYLVTGSWRQPTAGHYEDVAGKITEILLENGNE; encoded by the coding sequence TTGGAGAGCCAGGATAAGCCGTCAATCTTGTTCATATCGCTCAATCGCCATCAACGGCAGTATTTTAATCAACTGGGCGTAGCACTGCGTGATGCCTATCGTATTCACCATATCCACTATAGTTTATCCGATTTTTCCGGTGCCCTGGTAAAGCCCGAATTGCCGGAAACAGTGGCGTTTACCGGTGAGGAGCTAATGGAGGTTATCTATTTTTCACTGGTAAAGGGAGAACTGCGCCGATTTAAAGGCTTTCGTGGCTGGATGCATTCGCAGCAGGTTTTGGAGAACCGGGCTTATTATGCCACTCTCTATTTTTATAACTATATGTGCCGTGTAGCGGTTGATCTTGTTTGTGTGTGGAACGGCTTAAATATTCCTGTGGCAGCCGCGATGCGAGTGGCAAGAAAGCTTGGCAAGAAGACGGCTTTCTTTGAAAATGGCTATCTCCCCGATACGACTACGCTTGATCCTTCGGGAGTTAACTATAAAAACAGTCTGGCCGGTAAGCCACGTTCTTTTTATGATGCCCTCGTTCCCGATGAACGGCTGCTTGCTGCATTATATGATGCCGCTCCCGCCGGTCGCAGGCTAAAGAAAAAGTGGTACCAAAAGGTAGGCAAGAAGCAAAAAAGACAGCCCGAAGCGGTTCAATTACCCTCGAAGTATATCTTTCTTCCTTTTCAGGTGCATGATGATACACAGGTCCTGCTGTATTCTCCTCACATCCGGTCGATGGAAGAATTGGTGCGGCATGTGGTGCATGGGGTAAAACAATATAACCGGCATCACCGGGAGGATGTTTGGATCGTTGTTAAAGAACATCCTTCCGACTTTGGCCGTGTCGATTATTCTCAATTAAAAAAGAAGTATCAATATGATAATATTATATTTCTGCGTTTCTATCCCACTTCCGATCTGATTGCCCAAGCCCAAGGGGTTATTACCATCAACTCCACCGTAGGCATTGAGGCATTAGTCCGGCACAAGCCTGTGATCACCCTGGGTGATTCGTTTTACAACATAGAGGGGTTGGTGTATCATGTGGTAACCCCGGATAAACTGGCCGAAGCTATCCGGTTTATACATAATAAACCGGATCATTCTTTAATAGATAGGTTCCTCTATTATTTACGTTATTGCTATCTGGTAACCGGTTCCTGGCGGCAACCCACGGCAGGGCATTATGAGGATGTTGCCGGAAAGATCACAGAAATACTGCTTGAAAATGGGAATGAATAG
- the amrS gene encoding AmmeMemoRadiSam system radical SAM enzyme translates to MRTVCGICPHACSLDEGQTGLCRARINYRGEIICENYGKLTAIALDPIEKKPLRRFFPGSLILSVGSYGCNLRCPFCQNSDIAQCGGEKPDILEVSPETLINKALELKPAGNIGLAYTYNEPLVGYEFVRDCAKLAAEQGLKNVVITNGTICEKPLRELLPLIDAMNIDLKAFTERFYCLIGGDLATVKRTIELAAKTCHVEVTTLIVPGENDDEAEMDALAAWLASLGPDIVLHVTRFFPQWQMAERQPTPPDTVYRLAKVARRHLLQVYEGNC, encoded by the coding sequence ATGAGAACCGTTTGTGGAATTTGTCCTCATGCTTGCTCGTTGGACGAGGGACAGACCGGCCTTTGCCGGGCACGGATCAACTATCGGGGCGAGATCATTTGTGAGAATTACGGCAAGCTGACAGCAATAGCGCTTGATCCGATCGAGAAAAAACCGTTGCGGCGGTTTTTTCCAGGGAGCCTGATTTTATCCGTAGGCAGTTATGGCTGTAATTTGCGCTGCCCCTTTTGCCAAAACAGTGATATTGCCCAATGCGGCGGGGAGAAACCGGACATTCTGGAGGTTTCACCGGAAACGCTGATAAACAAAGCGCTGGAACTGAAGCCTGCCGGTAATATCGGACTGGCCTACACTTACAATGAGCCTCTGGTCGGTTATGAATTTGTCCGCGACTGTGCGAAGCTGGCGGCTGAACAGGGATTGAAAAATGTGGTGATTACTAACGGAACTATCTGTGAAAAACCGCTGCGTGAGTTACTGCCGCTCATTGACGCCATGAACATTGATCTGAAGGCGTTTACTGAACGGTTTTATTGCCTGATCGGCGGTGATCTCGCGACGGTGAAGCGAACAATTGAGCTTGCCGCTAAAACCTGCCATGTGGAAGTGACAACTCTGATCGTACCGGGAGAAAATGACGACGAGGCGGAAATGGACGCACTGGCTGCCTGGCTGGCGTCGCTCGGGCCGGACATTGTGCTCCACGTGACTCGCTTTTTTCCGCAGTGGCAGATGGCTGAACGGCAGCCTACTCCGCCGGATACGGTTTACCGGTTGGCCAAAGTGGCCCGCAGGCATTTGCTGCAGGTGTATGAAGGAAATTGCTAG
- a CDS encoding PTS glucitol/sorbitol transporter subunit IIA has protein sequence MKYHSEITGWGIEAMQFLTEADLNCIIIFNDGVPPELADMAVLHKPAPILADFAAGDMLSICGKVFTISAIGSEVRHTLKELGHCTLSFKGGSTPERPGCIMLEGEEALTPADFTIGTAIEVF, from the coding sequence ATGAAATATCATTCAGAAATCACCGGCTGGGGAATTGAAGCTATGCAGTTCCTCACCGAAGCGGATCTAAACTGCATCATCATCTTTAACGACGGCGTGCCGCCGGAGTTGGCTGATATGGCCGTCCTCCATAAGCCGGCCCCTATACTGGCCGATTTTGCCGCAGGCGATATGCTAAGCATCTGCGGCAAGGTCTTCACTATCTCCGCCATCGGCTCCGAGGTCAGGCATACCTTGAAGGAGCTGGGTCATTGCACCTTAAGCTTTAAGGGCGGTTCTACCCCCGAACGCCCCGGCTGCATTATGCTCGAAGGCGAGGAAGCCCTGACACCGGCCGACTTTACGATCGGCACTGCCATAGAAGTATTTTAA
- the amrA gene encoding AmmeMemoRadiSam system protein A, whose translation MTVLAAAIVPHPPIILPEVGRGEEQKIQKTIDAYREAARRIATLNPDTVIIASPHATLYGDYFHISPGEGAQGGLRQFGIHNLTVTVSYDGEFVQQLSEMAVKRGLPAGTLGEREKELDHGTLIPVRFLQEQGVSCPVVRIGLSGLSLLEHYRLGQCIAAAATNLNRRVVFVASGDLSHKLTIEGPYGFAAEGPEFDREVTEAMAAGDFLRLMTFPEDFCEAAAECGLRSFVIMAGALDGRAVQPELLSYEGTFGVGYAVGMFTVTGSDDRRRFDVSYERQERERLDRIKAQEDVYVRLARLSLETYLRTGTYARLPDDLPAELRQRKAGVFVSLKKQGRLRGCIGTILPVTESVAAEIVRNAVSAGTEDPRFDPVTERELVDLTYSVDVLSEPEAIKSADQLDVKRYGVIVTSGRKRGLLLPNLEGVRTVNEQISIALEKAGIAPGQPYSLERFEVVRHT comes from the coding sequence ATGACGGTATTAGCTGCGGCCATCGTACCTCATCCGCCGATTATTTTGCCGGAGGTGGGGCGTGGCGAGGAACAAAAAATTCAAAAGACTATCGACGCTTACCGGGAGGCGGCCCGGCGTATTGCGACACTGAACCCGGATACGGTCATTATCGCATCACCCCATGCTACATTGTACGGAGATTATTTTCATATTTCGCCAGGCGAAGGGGCCCAGGGAGGCTTACGTCAATTTGGCATACATAACCTTACAGTGACAGTAAGCTATGACGGAGAATTTGTACAGCAATTGAGTGAAATGGCTGTTAAACGCGGCTTGCCCGCCGGAACTTTGGGCGAACGGGAAAAGGAACTGGACCATGGTACGCTGATTCCGGTCCGGTTTTTGCAAGAGCAGGGCGTTTCCTGCCCGGTGGTACGTATCGGGTTATCCGGCCTGTCGCTGCTGGAGCATTATCGTCTGGGACAATGCATTGCCGCCGCGGCGACGAACCTGAACCGGCGGGTGGTTTTTGTCGCCAGTGGTGATTTATCCCATAAACTAACAATCGAAGGACCCTATGGTTTTGCCGCCGAAGGACCGGAATTTGACCGGGAAGTAACGGAGGCTATGGCTGCGGGAGATTTCCTGCGGTTGATGACTTTTCCGGAAGATTTTTGTGAAGCGGCGGCGGAATGCGGCCTGCGTTCGTTCGTGATTATGGCCGGTGCTCTGGACGGCAGGGCTGTTCAGCCGGAATTACTCTCTTATGAGGGAACGTTTGGCGTCGGTTATGCGGTTGGGATGTTTACTGTCACCGGCAGCGACGACCGCCGCCGGTTTGACGTAAGCTATGAAAGGCAGGAACGGGAACGGCTGGACCGGATTAAGGCGCAGGAAGACGTTTATGTCCGTCTGGCCCGCCTTTCGCTGGAAACATATCTTAGAACCGGAACGTATGCCAGGTTGCCTGACGATTTGCCGGCCGAGCTTCGGCAGCGAAAAGCCGGGGTGTTTGTATCCTTAAAAAAACAGGGCCGCCTGCGGGGCTGTATCGGAACAATTTTACCGGTGACTGAATCGGTTGCGGCGGAAATTGTGCGCAATGCAGTAAGCGCCGGGACGGAAGATCCGCGCTTTGATCCGGTGACCGAACGGGAATTGGTTGACTTAACCTACAGTGTGGATGTCCTGTCCGAGCCGGAAGCTATCAAGTCTGCCGACCAACTGGATGTAAAGCGGTATGGCGTTATCGTTACCAGCGGTAGGAAACGTGGTCTATTGTTGCCCAATCTGGAAGGCGTAAGAACGGTAAACGAACAAATCAGCATTGCCCTGGAGAAGGCGGGTATAGCTCCGGGACAACCTTACTCTCTGGAGCGGTTTGAGGTGGTGCGCCATACATGA
- a CDS encoding transcriptional regulator GutM, whose product MIYLALFIILVLQAIATLQQVRQYKKAVRRLRPLGTVGIGSKKGKLTPGNIVVIACDQGGRITGGEILEGYTIFSRFQALQQIAGKTIYELRDEYRALPAKQQKVYRAHLQALDALDVRLNPVEE is encoded by the coding sequence ATGATTTATCTTGCTTTATTTATCATTTTAGTATTACAGGCCATAGCCACACTGCAACAAGTCCGGCAGTATAAAAAAGCGGTCCGGCGTCTCCGCCCGCTGGGCACTGTCGGCATTGGCAGTAAAAAGGGGAAGCTCACCCCCGGCAATATTGTCGTCATCGCCTGTGACCAGGGCGGTCGGATTACCGGCGGCGAAATACTGGAAGGGTATACAATTTTCAGCCGCTTTCAGGCCTTGCAGCAGATCGCCGGTAAAACCATCTATGAACTGCGCGATGAATACCGGGCACTGCCGGCCAAACAGCAAAAAGTCTATCGGGCACACCTGCAAGCTTTGGATGCATTGGATGTACGGTTAAACCCAGTTGAAGAGTAA
- a CDS encoding sugar-binding transcriptional regulator, translating to MKKFIDDPRLIFKCCSLYYDDQLSQQDISEHLGVSRPSVSRMLKLGKEQGFVKIEVTNPYNIKFGKLERELEKKYGLLEAAIADSSPVEATNERISLSVSKETVNFLIRTLEDGDVVGVSMGMTLQNVLRAARQLEEPIRCKFVPILGGLGVSRLDIHSNYIASEFARLFGGDCVQFFSPAIFSDVNVLEGFLKEESVQSVLRLYRSISTIIMGIGIPQRGGSTLMETGYVSGETLDKFVEAGAVGDILLQFYDQDGHCDQFMSFNRRVAGMPIEQLKKVQKRIGIAGGAGKALAVRGAIRGGFINTLVTDFDCATALLAL from the coding sequence ATGAAAAAATTCATTGACGATCCTCGTCTCATTTTTAAATGCTGTAGTCTCTATTATGATGATCAGCTCAGTCAACAGGACATCAGCGAACACCTGGGCGTCTCCCGCCCCTCAGTGTCCCGGATGCTAAAGCTGGGTAAAGAACAAGGATTTGTTAAAATCGAAGTAACTAATCCCTACAATATCAAATTCGGTAAACTGGAACGGGAACTGGAAAAAAAATACGGTCTGCTGGAGGCCGCCATTGCCGACTCCAGCCCTGTGGAAGCGACCAACGAGCGAATCAGTCTCAGCGTGAGCAAAGAAACTGTCAATTTCCTGATCCGCACTCTGGAAGACGGCGATGTGGTCGGCGTCTCCATGGGAATGACTCTGCAAAATGTTCTCAGGGCGGCCCGCCAGTTGGAAGAGCCAATCCGTTGCAAATTCGTACCCATTCTCGGTGGTCTCGGCGTCAGCCGGCTGGACATTCACTCCAATTATATCGCCAGTGAATTCGCCCGGCTGTTCGGCGGTGATTGTGTCCAGTTCTTTTCCCCGGCCATCTTCTCCGATGTCAATGTTCTGGAAGGCTTTCTGAAGGAAGAATCGGTACAAAGCGTATTAAGACTTTATCGCAGCATCAGCACGATTATCATGGGCATCGGCATCCCACAGCGTGGCGGTTCCACCTTGATGGAAACAGGCTATGTCAGCGGCGAAACGCTGGACAAGTTTGTGGAAGCCGGTGCTGTTGGCGATATTCTATTGCAGTTTTACGATCAGGATGGCCATTGTGATCAGTTCATGAGCTTTAACCGCCGGGTGGCGGGTATGCCGATTGAACAGCTAAAGAAAGTCCAGAAACGGATCGGCATCGCCGGTGGCGCAGGGAAAGCTCTGGCCGTACGCGGCGCCATCCGGGGCGGCTTTATCAACACGTTGGTCACTGATTTTGACTGCGCCACGGCCTTGCTTGCACTTTAG
- the srlA gene encoding PTS glucitol/sorbitol transporter subunit IIC: MDLIANLANGFMNLFKAGATTFSGWVVGIIPLIVILMTAVSAFIKLIGEERIHNLAQTATKNVVTRYTILPILAVLFLGNPMCYSFGRFVDNKHKPAYYDATVSFLHPVTGLFPHANGGELFVYMGIAAGITTLGFPLGELAVRYFLVGVIVIFIRGLVTEKIYATLKAREK, encoded by the coding sequence GTGGATTTAATAGCAAATTTAGCTAATGGCTTTATGAATCTTTTCAAGGCAGGTGCAACCACCTTTTCCGGCTGGGTAGTCGGAATTATTCCGCTCATCGTCATCTTAATGACCGCCGTCAGCGCCTTTATCAAATTAATTGGCGAAGAGCGCATTCATAACCTGGCGCAAACCGCAACGAAAAACGTAGTAACACGGTACACCATATTGCCGATCCTGGCTGTATTATTTTTAGGCAACCCCATGTGCTACAGCTTTGGACGCTTCGTCGACAACAAGCATAAACCGGCCTATTACGATGCCACCGTAAGCTTTTTACATCCGGTAACCGGTTTATTCCCCCATGCCAATGGCGGTGAACTGTTTGTCTATATGGGCATTGCCGCCGGCATTACCACCCTGGGCTTCCCTTTGGGCGAGTTGGCTGTCCGCTACTTCCTGGTTGGCGTGATCGTCATCTTCATCCGTGGTCTGGTAACCGAAAAAATCTATGCCACATTAAAAGCAAGAGAGAAATAA
- a CDS encoding FAD-binding oxidoreductase, protein MDCEGLTGKVIVPGDPGYERARQDYNRAISQYPAMIVYCTDSRDIANAICRAEKDGLGLRVRSGGHDYEGYSNGTGKLVIDTSLLNQVQINLQDATVKVQAGTRLLSLYEQLYEYGYTFPGGTCPTVAISGLILGGGIGLSTRYLGLTADSLLEASMINYAGEQLVANRQCNSDLFWALRGAGGGNFGVVTDYTFRLEKVDQITVIQLRWDNNKAARDRFLALWQEWLPGLDCRMSAFGGIYPAGAWLNGFFYGTTETARQLLRPFLAIPGLTLEITMYVPFIDAIKIIGAIYPKSETFQAAGRFVQRTLSRNQLDTLIHIIEQAPSERDSSIRVYSLGGAVRDVKPEETAFAYRQADYIMALMSAWKKEDEARAHRRWIMQGFCFIETITLGSYVNFPYNRTQGYLQAYFGKNLPRLQDIKAAYDPYNVFRFPQSLQPPL, encoded by the coding sequence TTGGACTGCGAAGGGTTAACTGGGAAGGTTATAGTACCGGGTGATCCAGGTTATGAGCGGGCCAGGCAGGATTATAACAGAGCGATCAGCCAATATCCGGCAATGATCGTATATTGCACTGACTCCCGCGACATAGCCAACGCTATTTGCCGGGCGGAAAAAGACGGACTGGGACTGCGCGTAAGGTCAGGCGGACATGATTATGAGGGGTATTCCAATGGCACCGGCAAACTGGTTATTGACACATCTCTGTTAAATCAAGTCCAGATAAACCTGCAGGACGCTACGGTAAAAGTACAGGCAGGGACCAGATTATTGTCCTTATATGAACAGCTGTACGAGTATGGTTACACTTTTCCCGGTGGGACCTGCCCGACAGTAGCTATTTCGGGGTTAATCTTAGGCGGCGGGATTGGTCTCTCTACCCGGTATTTGGGATTAACGGCGGATAGTCTGCTTGAGGCAAGCATGATTAATTATGCCGGGGAACAGCTTGTGGCCAATCGTCAGTGTAATTCCGATTTGTTTTGGGCGCTTAGAGGAGCCGGCGGCGGAAACTTTGGCGTTGTAACCGACTATACTTTCCGGTTGGAGAAGGTAGATCAAATTACGGTCATTCAGCTTAGGTGGGATAATAATAAAGCGGCCCGAGACCGTTTTCTGGCGTTGTGGCAGGAATGGCTGCCCGGACTGGATTGCCGTATGAGCGCATTTGGCGGAATTTATCCGGCCGGTGCCTGGCTGAACGGTTTTTTCTATGGGACTACTGAAACGGCCAGACAACTCTTGCGTCCTTTTCTGGCTATTCCGGGCTTGACTTTGGAAATCACTATGTATGTTCCGTTTATTGATGCCATAAAGATCATTGGAGCCATTTATCCTAAGAGCGAGACTTTTCAGGCGGCAGGCAGATTCGTTCAGAGAACTCTTTCACGGAATCAATTGGATACACTGATTCATATTATCGAACAAGCTCCTTCCGAACGTGATTCATCCATCCGGGTCTACTCACTGGGTGGTGCTGTCCGGGATGTCAAACCGGAGGAGACGGCCTTTGCTTACCGGCAGGCTGATTATATTATGGCGCTTATGTCTGCCTGGAAAAAGGAAGATGAAGCAAGGGCCCATCGACGGTGGATTATGCAGGGCTTTTGCTTTATCGAGACAATCACCCTTGGATCTTATGTAAACTTTCCTTACAATAGAACACAAGGGTATCTGCAGGCTTACTTTGGGAAAAATCTGCCCAGATTGCAGGACATAAAAGCAGCTTACGATCCTTATAACGTATTCCGGTTTCCCCAGAGCTTACAACCGCCGCTGTGA